The window ATGCCGAAAACCGAAGAACTGGCCGGGCTGGCACGTGGCCGATACCTTGAGCTGCACGGTCTGGAACGCCTCGATCCCTTTGTGATCAAGCGCCCGGGGGATGCCCTGCGTGAAATCAGCCGCATCATCGAATGGGACATGTTTCGAGAGTTCCAGCGCCGCGAACGGGCTGTTGATCTTGTCCGCATCGTCATGGGCGACAAACCGCGTGACATGACTGTCGCGGAGGTCATCCGGCGACTGGTCAGCGAACTGCCGCAGGTCGATGCGCTTATGCTGTCGGCGAGCCAGCAGCGGAAATCACGGGCGGGTTACTCCTACGAACACCATATCGAAGCGATGCTGGCGGGTGGAGGAATCCCCTTCGAAAAGCAGGTCGTCATCGAAGCGAAGAAGCGGCCGGACTTCATCCTGCCATCTCTGCGCTTCATCCGTAGCGGTGACGCGGCTGCCGCATCAGGCTTGATCCTGAGTGCCAAGACCACCCTGCGCGAGCGTTGGAAGCAGGTCGAGCGCGAGAAGGGTGAACACAGGCTCTACCTTACCACCGTCGACGAAAACATCGCAGGGAACGCGATAGAGGATATGGCGTCCTTGGGCGTTCATCTTGTGATTCCGGAAAGCCTTATGGATGCGAGGGAAACCGAGTACAGTGGCCATAAAAACGTTTTGACGTTTGAACAATTCTGCAGTGGCGTCATTCGTCCGGCGATGAACCAGTGGGCATAGCGATGGTGTCAGCGAGAATCTATAGTTCGCGGTATTGCGGCCGATGGTTCGGTGGTTATTGTTGGGAAGCTAAAACGATTGTTGGGGCAATGAGCAAATGTCTGTGAAAGAGCTTTTCGATAGCCTCCGCCATCGGATGTCGTGGACAAGCGCTCGCAAGATACTGCAGGCAAACGGAATCTCTACGAGCTATGGTTGGGACGCAACGCTCGAGAAAATTTCGGATCAAGCACGTGAGCCGGAAACAGGAAGCATCGAAGATGGTTTGATCGAGCATCTGCTTTGTGGGCAGAAGTTCACCAAGCTTTATCCTCTTGATCCCGGACACCGTGAAGTCCTCCAGGCAAGGATAGCCGCGATGGCGCCTGCAGACTGTCCAGCAACGCAGCGCTATCCCTATAAGATGGACGACAGCGATCTGCTGCACGGAAACGGTGATATGCTGCCCGTTCGCACCGAATCCAACGAAGACGGCGTAGGTTTGGTCCTGTCTTCAGTTTTTTGGATTAAGCGGCGCGAGGAAATTAGCTTTCAGGAGTTTGACAAGCCCTCAGACATGAAGGCTCGATATGATGAAGTTGTGGGCATCGTCAGGGAACCGGTCCAGATGTTTCACGTCATCTGGATCCCTCACCAACGAGACTTCTTGGAAATTCGCGTTGATAGCCCACGCGGAGTCGCAGAAGCGGACATCCACGGGCTGCACTCGGTGTTGCGAACTCTTGTGAACAGTTGGGGTGACGTAACTTTGGGCAAACCGGTCAACCTTTTTCCTGCCGTGCGCCCGTTCTATGACGACGTCAGCGAGGGAACGGTAACTCAGATGACCTTTCAGACCACGACCGGCGGCATAAAGGATGAAAAATTGCCGCGCCGGCGGCGAGACGCCGACCAACGAACCGAAGCATACCACGTCGCTGGGAAAGAGGCTGTTGAGGCTATCGCGATCTATCGCATCACCGTCGAATGGGGCTTTTCTGAGGACAACATCGTCTATACGCCTTCTATCAGCTTGTCCGCTTCCGGGCCTGCCGGCAACAGCAATACTGGTGATCCCGTCATCACTGGCGCGCTGATCGAGAACTGCGTACGTGCGGTGGACTATGAATTTGTGATCGATCGTCTTGGCAGAAAGGCTAAACTCGACGAGCAAGATGTGCCACACTCGTGAGATGGACATCGCGGAATTCAGAAACAGGCTTGCGGATTCGCGGCTTGAGCCGCGAATCTTGTCTGCGTGTCTGGCGATCACGGATATCCTCGCGAAACTAAGGCCTGGCGATGGCCAGCATCTTGGCCTTCCCTTCTTTTACGAACGCCTCGGCGCGTCGCCTGACCGCGATAGCTTGCTTCCGGCGCTAAGCATTTTGAGCTCTAAGGACGGCGCTATTCTTGAGGTGCATGGCTACCTTGATGATGCAGAAGAAGGACAGCTCCATTTATCCAATGAGGATTTTCGTGAGCTTTTGCACAACGGCAAGTTGGCGCATCCTACATCGGGCGAGCTCGTTTCAAACCCGCTAGAACAGGTCCGGATCTTTTATTCGCTTCGGGGTGATTTTTGACGTGAACCCGAAGGATATTTCAGTAGCAGAATATCTAAAATTCTTTGGGAATCGGCCTGGTGGGATTGTCCTGAGGTGGCAATTCGCTGGTGATCATGGCGAGCGCCTGAGCATTTTAGAAGAAGCGCTGGATCGTTGCTATAGCAGGCTCGTCGATACGCGCGGATTAAACGAAGATCGCAGCGAGGACGAACTTAGCATGCAGATCGCCAACATGCTCAGCGCGTCTGGAATTTCAGCCAGACATGATCGCCATATTAATGGCCATTGCGATATTGTTGTCGATGCGGAAGACGGCTTCATGTGGCTGGGTGAGGCAAAAATCCACAGCGACTATAATTGGCTCGCAGACGGATTCCTTCAGTTGTCTACCCGTTATGGGACCGCGATGGATGGCAGGGATCATGGCGAACTCATTATCTACCACCGAACCGGAAATTCTTTAAATGTACTCACGACTTGGCGAGATCGTCTTTTCGCCAATCATCCCGACGCCAAGCTCTCTTTCGACATCGCTCAGCCCAAGTTGTTCTTTCGGACATTTCATAAATGCCCGAATTCGGGCTGCGATTTTCATGTTCGTCACACGATCATTCCACTGATGCATGCTCCGGAAAAGTAGGTGCCGGCAGCCTATCGCTGGTGGCCTCCCCAAACGTTGATGTGGCGTTGATGTAAATGGGCGATAGGCCGGTGGTATTGATATACCATCGACTTATCGCTTTGTTATCTTTTATGTTTTTGGTTGCGGGGGCAGGATTTGAACCTGCGACCTTCAGGTTATGAGCCTGACGAGCTACCGGGCTGCTCTACCCCGCGCCAATTGCATCGCGGTTTTTTGCGGTGCGGTTGTTTTCATCGTTTCAGAGATTTTCGTTTCTTTCCAGGTCTGGCGGTGACCTACTCTCCCACGTCTTAGGACGCAGTACCATTGGCGCGACGGCGCTTAACGGCCGAGTTCGGGATGGGATCGGGTGTTTCGCTCGTGCTATGGCCACCAGACCGGGAAAGAAACGTATCAGCGTTGGCCCTTGCTTTCGCTCGGGTCGGTTTTGTTCAAGTTTTCGCATGTTCTGCATGCTTGTGATCGGAGGTGGAAGTCTTGCTTCCACCGGATCAAATCAAGCCAATCGAGCCATTAGTACCAGTCAACTGAACGCATTGCTGCGCTTACATCTCTGGCCTATCGACGTGGTGGTCTTCCACGGCTCTCAAGGGATACCTTGTTTTGAGGGGGGCTTCCCGCTTAGATGCCTTCAGCGGTTATCCTGTCCGTTCATAGCTACCCAGCACTACCGTTGGCACGATAACTGGTCCACCAGTGGAACGTTCACCCCGGTCCTCTCGTACTAGGGGCAACTCCTCTCAAGTATCCTACACCCACGGCAGATAGGGACCGAACTGTCTCACGACGTTCTAAACCCAGCTCACGTACCTCTTTAAATGGCGAACAGCCATACCCTTGGGACCTGCTCCAGCCCCAGGATGAGATGAGCCGACATCGAGGTGCCAAACGATGCCGTCGATATGGACTCTTGGGCATCATCAGCCTGTTATCCCCAGCGTACCTTTTATCCGTTGAGCGATGGCCCTTCCACTCGGGACCACCGGATCACTATGGCCGACTTTCGTCTCTGCTCGACTTGTCAGTCTTGCAGTCAGGCTGGCTTATGCCATTGCACTCAACGAGCGATTTCCGACCGCTCTGAGCCAACCTTCGCGCGCCTCCGTTACTGTTTAGGAGGCGACCGCCCCAGTCAAACTACCCGCCACGCAGGGTCCCGGATCCGGATAACGGACCGCGGTTAGACATCAAGAGTGCGAAGGGCGGTATCTCAAGGATGGCTCCCCAGAGACTAGCGTCCCTGGTTCAAAGCCTACCGCCTATCCTGCACATCGCAATCCTGATGCCAGTGCGAAGCTGTAGTAAAGGTGCATGGGGTCTTTCCGTCTAACCGCGGGAAGTCTGCATCTTCACAGACAATTCAATTTCGCTGAGTCCACATTTGAGACAGCGGGGAAGTCGTTACGCCATTCGTGCAGGTCGGAACTTACCCGACAAGGAATTTCGCTACCTTAGGACCGTTATAGTTACGGCCGCCGTTTACCGGGGCTTCAATTCAGAGCTTGCACTCCTCCTTTTAACCTTCCGGCACCGGGCAGGCGTCAGACCCTATACGTCGTCTTGCGACTTCGCAGAGCCCTGTGTTTTTAGTAAACAGTCGCCACCCCCTGGTTTGTGCCCCCGCCCATAGTTGCCTACGAACGGGGCCTCCTTCTCGCGAACTTACGGAGGTATTTTGCCGAGTTCCTTAAATGTGGTTCTCTCAAGCGCCTTGGTATTCTCTACCAGTCCACCTGTGTCGGTTTCGGGTACGGTCTCATGGAGGGCTATTTCCAGGAACCACTCAGCTGCCAGCTCAATCCGATAAGGACTGACAACCTCTGTGATCCGTCACCATCTCCTGGCCCAGGAATATTAACCTGGTTCCCATCGACTACGCATTTCTGCCTCGCCTTAGGGGCCGGCTTACCCTGCTCAGATTAGCTTTAAGCAGGAACCCTTGGACTTTCGGCGACAGGGTCTCTCACCCTGTTTGTCGCTACTCATGTCAACATTCTCACTTCTGATCACTCCACCGGATGCCTTACAGCCCGGCTTCACAGTCAGAACAATGCCTCCGATATCCGCGAACGGATAGAAGAGGCAGCGCTCTATATCACAGAACGCTCCGCTACCGCGCACCCAAAGGTGCACCCAAAGCTTCGGCTCGTGGCTTGAGCCCCGTTACATCTTCGCCGCAAGACCTCTTAATTAGACCAGTGAGCTGTTACGCTATCTTTAAAGGATGGCTGCTTCTAAGCCAACCTCCTGGTTGTTTTGGAAGTCTCACATGCTTTCCCACTTAGCCACGAATTGGGGGCCTTAGCTGTTGGTCAGGGTTGTTTCCCTCTCCACGACGGACGTTAGCACCCGCCGTGTGTCTCCCGGATAGTCCTTCTTGGTATTCGGAGTTTACTTAGACTCAGTAAGGCTGTGGGCCCCCATCATCCATGTAGTGCTCTACCCCCAAGAGGATACGTCCGAGGCGCTACCTAAATAGCTTTCGCGGAGAACCAGCTATCTCCGAGTTTGATTGGCCTTTCACCCCTAGGCACAGCTCATCCCGATCCTTTTCAACGGATGTGGGTTCGGACCTCCAGTAAGTGTTACCTTACCTTCATCCTGGCCATGCCTAGATCACTCGGTTTCGGGTCTGATCCATCTAACTAAGTCGCCCATTTAAGACTCGCTTTCGCTGCGCCTACACCTACCGGCTTAAGCTTGCTAGATAGACCAAGTCGTTGACCCATTATACAAAAGGTACGCCGTCAGGGCTCGAGGCCCCTCCGACTGCTTGTAGGCGTCCGGTTTCAGAAACTGTTTCACTCCCCTCGTCGGGGTGCTTTTCACCTTTCCCTCACGGTACTGGTTCGCTATCGGTCAGCAAGGAGTACTTAGCCTTCGAGGGTGGTCCCCCGATCTTCAGACAGGATTTCACGTGTCCCGCCTTACTTAATACGTCCAATCAAACTTCCTATACGGGGCTGTCACCCGCTATGGCTGTGCTTTCCAACACATTCTAGTCATTCTCATGGCTCGGCTGGTCCCCGTTCGCTCGCCGCTACTAGGGGAGTATCTGTTGATTTCCTTTCCTCCGGGTACTTAGATGTTTCAGTTCCCCGGGTTTGCTCTTAAAACCCTATGTATTCAGGTTAGAAGTACCTGGTTATGCTCATTATGAACCACCCTTTGCAGGGTAATCATAACAAACATTCAGGTGGGTTTCCCCATTCGGAGATCCATGGATCAAAGCTTATTCTCAGCTCCCCATGGCTTAACGCAGAGTATCACGTCCTTCATCGCCTCTTGCTGCCAAGGCATCCACCAAACGCCCTTATCGCGCTTGATTTGATCCGGAAGAAGAAAGACTTGAACGTCTCACGACGCAGGTCTTCCACAGGGGCCTTTTGTCTCCCCTGCAGGTCACTTCCGGTCAAAAGCATGCATACTATATCCCGCTTCCAATATCCGATGTCGGTCGAATAATGGAAACATTGGTTAGTCATACTTGACTTGAACAACGCCGCCGTTGATCCGAAGATCACGCAACCCCCACTCGGGTTACGCCGACAACGCTGATATATTCTCTGAACGATGTAAAAGGATCCAGATGGATCCGAACGTCCGATTGGACGGGAAAGCGAACAAACCGCTTTCCGATCAAATCGGTGTAATGGTGGAGCCTAACGGATTCGAACCGTTGACATCCTGCTTGCAAAGCAGGCGCTCTACCAACTGAGCTAAGGCCCCATCTGTAAGGCCAGGGCCGATTGGTGGGTCGAGGAGGACTTGAACCTCCGACCTCACGCTTATCAGGCGTGCGCTCTAACCACCTGAGCTACCGACCCATTCCAGACCGGCAGGCCTGATGACATTACATTCTGAAGAGATATGAGGACGGTCCGGCCGTCTGTTTGTGACTGAGTTGAATTTCAGTCTGCTAAGTCGATCTACGAATGATGCAAGCATCACTACTAAGATCTTCCTTAGAAAGGAGGTGATCCAGCCGCAGGTTCCCCTACGGCTACCTTGTTACGACTTCACCCCAGTCGCTGATCCTACCGTGGTCCGCTGCCTCCTCGAAAGGTTGGCGCACGGCCGTCGGGTAGAACCAACTCCCATGGTGTGACGGGCGGTGTGTACAAGGCCCGGGAACGTATTCACCGCGGCATGCTGTTCCGCGATTACTAGCGATTCCAACTTCATGGGGTCGAGTTGCAGACCCCAATCCGAACTGAGATAGCTTTTGGGGATTAACCCATTGTCACTACCATTGTAGCACGTGTGTAGCCCAACCCGTAAGGGCCATGAGGACTTGACGTCATCCACACCTTCCTCCGACTTATCATCGGCAGTTTCCATAGAGTGCCCAGCTTAACCTGCTGGCAACTAGGGACGTGGGTTGCGCTCGTTGCCGGACTTAACCGAACATCTCACGACACGAGCTGACGACAGCCATGCAGCACCTGTCACTCGGTCTCTTACGAGAAAGCTGGATCTCTCCAGCGGTCCGAGGATGTCAAGGGTTGGTAAGGTTCTGCGCGTTGCTTCGAATTAAACCACATGCTCCACCGCTTGTGCGGGCCCCCGTCAATTCCTTTGAGTTTTAATCTTGCGACCGTACTCCCCAGGCGGAATGCTTAATCCGTTAGGTGTGACACCGAACAGTATACTGCCCGACGTCTGGCATTCATCGTTTACGGCGTGGACTACCAGGGTATCTAATCCTGTTTGCTCCCCACGCTTTCGCACCTCAGCGTCAGTATCGAGCCAGTGAGCCGCCTTCGCCACTGGTGTTCCTCCGAATATCTACGAATTTCACCTCTACACTCGGAATTCCACTCACCTCTCTCGAACTCCAGACTGATAGTTTTGGAGGCAGTTCCGGGGTTGAGCCCCGGGATTTCACCCCCAACTTTCCAGTCCGCCTACGTGCGCTTTACGCCCAGTAATTCCGAACAACGCTAGTCCCCTCCGTATTACCGCGGCTGCTGGCACGGAGTTAGCCGGGACTTCTTCTGCTGGTACCGTCATTATCTTCCCAGCTGAAAGAGCTTTACAACCCTAAGGCCTTCATCACTCACGCGGCATGGCTAGATCAGGGTTTCCCCCATTGTCTAAGATTCCCCACTGCTGCCTCCCGTAGGAGTCTGGGCCGTGTCTCAGTCCCAGTGTGGCTGATCATCCTCTCAAACCAGCTATGGATCGTAGGCTTGGTAGGCCGTTACCCCACCAACTACCTAATCCAACGCGGGCTAATCCTTCTCCGATAAATCTTTCCCCAAAAGGGCGTATACGGTATTACCCCCAGTTTCCCGAGACTATTCCGTAGAGAAGGGCATATTCCCACGCGTTACTCACCCGTCCGCCGCTAGACCCGAAGGTCTCGCTCGACTTGCATGTGTTAGGCCTGCCGCCAGCGTTCGTTCTGAGCCAGGATCAAACTCTCAAGTTGAAAGTTCCGAAGAACTGTCCTTGACGTTCGAACCTCTGCACATCGTTTCCTGATCCACCGAAATGAACCAGGTCACACTTCTGTTTAATGTACATCGTTTCCAAAGAAACGAAGTCCGTCAAACAGTGAAGCTGACACCTATATCATCGAGACCGAAATCCCTAATAGGCCGATATGCGTTAGCTTGATTATCGTATAACAACCAAACCGCCCACATATCTCTTCAGATATCTATCAATGTCAAAAAGCAAAGAAAACAAATCAACCCCAACAGCGCTAAACACTAAAAGCGCAGCTAAAGCCAAAAAGCCTTCAAAATTGTCGTCCCGGGTCCGTCTCTCTCGAGGTCTTTCCCGATCCCGTTCAGCGTGTCCCGCCGTTCGGTGAGAGGGTGTCTAGGGGGTACGCCGGATGGGCGCAAGCAGAAAAACGAGGAAATTTTCTGCAACTGCGAAGAAAACACATATCCTATTGATAATCATTACTTAATTAGTCTGCACTTTGGCTGGCCGCCTGCCCAAGGGACGTCGAATCAACACGCGCAGCGCCAGCAGTACGAGAATCATTCCCAGCACCAGAAGCGGCTTCGTCTCCCACAGTTTCAGCGCCCATATCCAGTGTATGCTGGCCAGAAGCACCGCGGGATAAACAAGCCGGTGGAGGCGACGCCAGCCAGCCGCACCGAGTCGGCGGATCGAAGAATCGTTCGATGTAACCGCCAGGGCGAACAGCATCACAAAGGCGCTCATGCCAAAGATCAGATAGGGGCGCTTGATCACGTCGGTCAGCATCTGCCCCCACAGGAAACCCATCTCCATACTGATCCAGGAGGCAACATGCAGCGCGGCATAGGTAAAGCTGATCAGCCCCAGCGCACGGCGGAACCGCAGCAGGCTGATCCGGGTGATCCGCATCAGGGGCGTCACCGCAAGCGTGGCAATCAGAAAATACAGCGCCGTGCGGCCCAGCCGGTGTTCGATGTCGCGCACAGGCTCGACCCCCAGCCCGCCGGTCAGCGTATCCCAGACCAGCAGCGCCAGCGGTATTGCCGCACCCAACCACACCGCCCAAACCGGAATGCGGCGCAAATAGCCGTTAATGACCTGTGCCATCAGTAGTTCTTCGTCAGGTCCATGCCTTGATACAGGCCAGCGACCTGATCGGCATAACCATTGAACATCGGCGTGTCCTGGCGCCCCGCGAACAGGCCGCTGCCAATGCGGCGCTCTGTCGCCTGACTCCAGCGGGGGTGGTTAACCTCGGGGTTCACGTTGGCGTAGAAGCCATATTCCGAAGGCTGCAAATCCTGCCAGGTACAGCGGGGCTGGCTGTCGGTCAGGGTGATCTTGACGATGGATTTGATCGACTTGAATCCGTATTTCCATGGCACAACAAGGCGGATCGGCGCACCGTTCTGGTTCGGCAGCGCATCATCGTACAGACCGGTCGCAAGGATCGCCAGCGGGTGCATCGCCTCGTCAATCCGCAGACCTTCGCGGTAGGGCCAATCAAGAATGGGCCGCGACTGACCCGGCATTTCCTCGGGCCGCACCAGCGTCTCGAATGCGACGAATTTCGCGCCCGGCTGTACGCCCGCCTTGTCCAGCACGCCGGCCAGCGGCACACCGATCCAGGGGATCACCATGGACCAGGCTTCGACGCAGCGCAGGCGGTAGATACGCTCTTCCAGCGCATTCGCAGGGGCAAGATCATCGACCGAATAGCTGCCGGGACGATCCACCAGACCGCCAATCTCAACTGACCATGGATCGGTCGTCAGGTTACCGGCATGCCGCGCGGGATCCTCTTTGCCGGTGCCGAATTCGTAGAAGTTGTTGTAATTTGTGATTTCTTCCAGGGTGTTGGGCGCCTCATCGGTCGAGAGGCCAGAGGGCTTTCCCGTCAGCGCCAATGCCGGAGAGGCGACCAGCGCCGCCGCTGCCGTCATGAAGCTGCGCCGATTGAGGTAGTCAGCCTTGGGCGTCACGTCAGACCATTTCAGTTTCATCGCCTAGTTCTCCTTCGCATCGTTCCTGATGGCTGGGCCGCATCCCATCATGTCACAGACACGACAGACAGGCTGATTATGCGCATCACATTCCTATTACCGTTCGTTCTGATAAGCCTGCCCGTTACAATTCTGGCAAATGAAAGGACCGTGATCCACCTGCAAATGCGGCACGAAAATGCACTCGGAGGGCGCCATATTCATGGTCGGGATCGCGCGCATCGCCGGTTTTCTGCTGCGATCTCGCCGGATCTCGGGCGCGCCGCAGAAAATCAGTCCGTGACCAGAATCTCGTGCAGAAAGGCAACGCCAAAGCGGTCCAGCCGGGGTTCATCCAGATAGCGGCCAAGCGCAGCGGTATCTGATGGACGTGCCTGGGCAATGCGTCGCAATTGCGCGGTGGAACAGGACAGCGGCTTGTCCGTGCCGTCCTGCCCACGCGCCAGCCGCGTCTGCGTTTCGGCCAGGCGATCGAACAACGCGCCCGCCGGCTTGCCGGCCAGGCTGCGGCGCGCCGGGTGCATGTCGGGAACATCGCCAGCAATGACCGCGAGAAAAGCGGCGCCGTAGCTGTCCAGCTTTTTCGCACCGACGCCGTTCACCTGCGCCATCGCGTCCAGCGTTTGCGGCCGGCGCTCGGCCATTTCGATCAGGGTGCGGTCGGGAAAGATGACATAGGCGGGCACCCGCGCCGCCTCGGCCAATGCGCGGCGTTTTGCCTTGAGCGCGGATAGCAGCGGCTCGTCCTCTTCCGAGACCTGCGTGCGCAGAACGGTTCCGGTCTTGGCCTTGATCGCGGTGTCGTGGCGCAGGGTGATCTGCGCCTCGCCTTTCAGGATCGGGTGTGCTGCGGGGGTCAGGTGCAGCGCGCCGTGCCGGTCGGGATCGGGGCGGCACAGATCGCGGCCCATCATTTGACGAAAGATCCCCTGCCACTGACCCTTGTTGAAATCGCCCCCGACGCCGAACGTCGGTAGCTGATCATGGCCGCGCGCACGGACCTTTTCCGTCGTGCTGCCGGTCAGGATATCAATCAGATGGCCCGCGCCGAACCATTCGCCGGTGCGAAGCATGGCTGACAATGCCATCCGCACGGCTTGCGTTGCATCGAACAGCTTGGGCGGGTTGGCGCACAGATCGCAATTGCCGCAATCCTCGCGCATATCCTCGCCGAAATAGCCCAGCAGCTGGCGGCGCCGGCATCCTGTTGCCTCGGCCAGCCCCAGCAGAGCATTCAGCCGGCCATGATCCGCCTCTTTGCGGGCATTCTCGGCCAATCCTTCATCGACCTGCGTGCGCCGCAGGCGGATATCATCAGGGCCGTAGAGGGTCAGCGTCTCTGCAGGATCGCCATCGCGGCCCGCGCGCCCGATTTCCTGATAATAGGCCTCGATCGACTTGGGCAGATCGGCATGTGCGACCCAGCGGATGTCAGGCTTGTCGATGCCCATGCCAAAGGCGATGGTCGCGGTGACGATCAGCCCGTCCTCTTGCTGAAACCGCGCCTCGGTCGCGCGGCGCAAATCGGCCTCCATTCCGCCGTGATAGGCAACCGCCGTCATCCCGTCGCGGTTCAGCGCGTCGGCCAGCGTTTCGGTCTTGGCGCGGCTGGCGCAGTAGATGATCCCCGACTGCCCGCGCCGCGCCGCCGCAAATGCCATGATCTGCTTGCGCGGCCCGTCCTTGGGCTGAAAGGCCAGCCGGATATTTGGACGATCAAAGCCGCGCAGAAAGGTCTCGGGCGGGCGACCGTCGAACAGGCGGGTGACGATCTCTGCCCGCGTTTCGGCATCAGCGGTGGCGGTAAAAGCGGCCAGCGGCACGTTCAGATCGCGCTTGAGATCACCGATCCGCAAGTAATCGGGGCGAAAATCATGGCCCCACTGGCTGACGCAATGCGCCTCGTCGACGGCGACTGCCGTCACGCCCGCGCGCCGCAGCAAATTCAGCGTTCCGCCCGATGCCAGCCGTTCCGGCGCCATATAAAGAATCTTCAGCGCGCCCTCGGCCAGCGCTTGAAAAACTGCATCTGTCTCGTCCTGTGTGTTGCCGCTGGTCAATGCGCCCGCTGCTACACCCGCCGCGCGCAGGGCGCGCACCTGGTCCCGCATCAATGCGATCAGGGGCGAGATGACCACGGTCACGCCGTCGCGCATCAGGGCAGGCAGTTGGAAACACAACGACTTGCCGCCGCCCGTCGGCATGATCGCAAGCACGTCATGGCCATCGGCGACCGCACGCACGATCTCTTCCTGACCGGGGCGGAATCCGTCAAAGCCCCAGATCGCGCGCAAATGCTGTTCGGCATCCATGATCACGGCGCAAGCTCCACCCGGTCAAGCCAGTCTTCGATCAGCGCATGCGCCAGTGGCATCTGATGGTCCAGCGGAAACTCGTGCCCTGCGGCATCCAAGACGGCCAGCGTTGCGCGCGGCCAATCGGCAGAGCGATCCACCGCATCGCGCCAGCCGACATTGTCATCCTGTCGCGCCACCAGGATCAGGGCCGGGTGCTGAAACTGCGTCTGCACCTGCCGCATGTCATAGCGCGCGGGATCGCCGCGCAGTGGCCCCAGATCGCGCCCACGCGCCCGGCGCATCGCAGGAAGAACGCGGGTCTCCATCTTGGCCAGCAGCGCCTTGATCCAGGCAGGCCGCTGGATGATCGGCGCGGCGCCCAGGATAATGCGGTCCCGTCGCGCGAGCGAGGCAATCAGATCGGCATCCTCATGCAGCACCGGCACGGGATCGACCCGGCGCCGCTGGTCATCGCCATGGATCATCGGCACACGCAGCAGCAGGCCACGCAGGCTTTCGGGCATCCTCGCAGCGACACCGCAGGCAATCAGCGCGCCTGCGGATGTGCCCGACAACAGAAAGGGCTGATCGCCGATCTCGTCACGGATCGCCGCCGCGACCTGGTCTGCATAGCCGTCTAGATCATGCGGCAGCGGCAAATCGGTGCTGCGCCCCATGCCAGGCAGATCAAAATAGATGCGTCGATAGCCGCGAGCCGCGAATACGGCATCGTAGCTGGCGAATTCATCGCCGTGATCCATCAGCCAACCGTGCAAGAACACGACCGGCGGTCCGTTTCCTTCAAGCCGGGTCCACATCA is drawn from Paracoccus tegillarcae and contains these coding sequences:
- a CDS encoding type II restriction endonuclease, whose protein sequence is MSEQGIFDFENEDDGQAGLLTDLLNRAERVLVKKLSNNDRDWARFANKHQAGVYIPAEQREGGFFPPLETKARKDANAAPIREAWFDTYWPQASGDERSKHTRIVHYTSKGPETHMTRLPKECFGYLSPASFLVMGRYRQGEDTAYECLTIDSASDDAELLLAQLDITPDFLIGEFEPAEIRAREQDRVLDFVEELIAAWHAGTIVDFARARAAMPKTEELAGLARGRYLELHGLERLDPFVIKRPGDALREISRIIEWDMFREFQRRERAVDLVRIVMGDKPRDMTVAEVIRRLVSELPQVDALMLSASQQRKSRAGYSYEHHIEAMLAGGGIPFEKQVVIEAKKRPDFILPSLRFIRSGDAAAASGLILSAKTTLRERWKQVEREKGEHRLYLTTVDENIAGNAIEDMASLGVHLVIPESLMDARETEYSGHKNVLTFEQFCSGVIRPAMNQWA
- a CDS encoding sulfite oxidase heme-binding subunit YedZ: MAQVINGYLRRIPVWAVWLGAAIPLALLVWDTLTGGLGVEPVRDIEHRLGRTALYFLIATLAVTPLMRITRISLLRFRRALGLISFTYAALHVASWISMEMGFLWGQMLTDVIKRPYLIFGMSAFVMLFALAVTSNDSSIRRLGAAGWRRLHRLVYPAVLLASIHWIWALKLWETKPLLVLGMILVLLALRVLIRRPLGRRPAKVQTN
- the msrP gene encoding protein-methionine-sulfoxide reductase catalytic subunit MsrP, with protein sequence MKLKWSDVTPKADYLNRRSFMTAAAALVASPALALTGKPSGLSTDEAPNTLEEITNYNNFYEFGTGKEDPARHAGNLTTDPWSVEIGGLVDRPGSYSVDDLAPANALEERIYRLRCVEAWSMVIPWIGVPLAGVLDKAGVQPGAKFVAFETLVRPEEMPGQSRPILDWPYREGLRIDEAMHPLAILATGLYDDALPNQNGAPIRLVVPWKYGFKSIKSIVKITLTDSQPRCTWQDLQPSEYGFYANVNPEVNHPRWSQATERRIGSGLFAGRQDTPMFNGYADQVAGLYQGMDLTKNY
- the recQ gene encoding DNA helicase RecQ; the protein is MDAEQHLRAIWGFDGFRPGQEEIVRAVADGHDVLAIMPTGGGKSLCFQLPALMRDGVTVVISPLIALMRDQVRALRAAGVAAGALTSGNTQDETDAVFQALAEGALKILYMAPERLASGGTLNLLRRAGVTAVAVDEAHCVSQWGHDFRPDYLRIGDLKRDLNVPLAAFTATADAETRAEIVTRLFDGRPPETFLRGFDRPNIRLAFQPKDGPRKQIMAFAAARRGQSGIIYCASRAKTETLADALNRDGMTAVAYHGGMEADLRRATEARFQQEDGLIVTATIAFGMGIDKPDIRWVAHADLPKSIEAYYQEIGRAGRDGDPAETLTLYGPDDIRLRRTQVDEGLAENARKEADHGRLNALLGLAEATGCRRRQLLGYFGEDMREDCGNCDLCANPPKLFDATQAVRMALSAMLRTGEWFGAGHLIDILTGSTTEKVRARGHDQLPTFGVGGDFNKGQWQGIFRQMMGRDLCRPDPDRHGALHLTPAAHPILKGEAQITLRHDTAIKAKTGTVLRTQVSEEDEPLLSALKAKRRALAEAARVPAYVIFPDRTLIEMAERRPQTLDAMAQVNGVGAKKLDSYGAAFLAVIAGDVPDMHPARRSLAGKPAGALFDRLAETQTRLARGQDGTDKPLSCSTAQLRRIAQARPSDTAALGRYLDEPRLDRFGVAFLHEILVTD
- a CDS encoding alpha/beta fold hydrolase, whose amino-acid sequence is MWTRLEGNGPPVVFLHGWLMDHGDEFASYDAVFAARGYRRIYFDLPGMGRSTDLPLPHDLDGYADQVAAAIRDEIGDQPFLLSGTSAGALIACGVAARMPESLRGLLLRVPMIHGDDQRRRVDPVPVLHEDADLIASLARRDRIILGAAPIIQRPAWIKALLAKMETRVLPAMRRARGRDLGPLRGDPARYDMRQVQTQFQHPALILVARQDDNVGWRDAVDRSADWPRATLAVLDAAGHEFPLDHQMPLAHALIEDWLDRVELAP